The following coding sequences lie in one Arabidopsis thaliana chromosome 3, partial sequence genomic window:
- a CDS encoding kinase-like protein (protein kinase-related; FUNCTIONS IN: molecular_function unknown; INVOLVED IN: biological_process unknown; LOCATED IN: endomembrane system; BEST Arabidopsis thaliana protein match is: receptor protein kinase-related (TAIR:AT3G46270.1); Has 605 Blast hits to 600 proteins in 40 species: Archae - 0; Bacteria - 0; Metazoa - 0; Fungi - 0; Plants - 605; Viruses - 0; Other Eukaryotes - 0 (source: NCBI BLink).), which translates to MESGLLLLAFLSTLVTVHQFHIIQAQEGISIDCGTTGSYVDSNNVTWVGDKGFVTTGESINITDVVKKPINTLRYFPTGQTNCYTNIPATKGRTTLVRTKFYYKNYDENYSPPSFDVVYDGKHRNSIAMTVDSLFSDEETFHYSEVIFAPANENISVCLVRTSPSDNPFISSIEVYRFDAGMYDDLGPEEGFILYKRNAYGATKLISYPLDPYGRLWSPKGSQDYPGLIDLTTSAPSIDITGALNKPPEIVMTKAMSGDGFIMSGLNLPSTLLPVYLALYFSEPQSLGRTQKRSFTVFLDGMQVGSHPIVPVFGKATQVVLRDIMASSESQLVFKSTDDSGLPTIISGLEVYSISNYKDHGSGGGGQSGSSNNGKFLLNLCKCFINNFFSWSIKQITSHPKIHKIFPSFSKQPKGNKLNLKKYYFEDSECVFIF; encoded by the exons ATGGAGAGTGGGCTCTTGTTGCTCGCATTTCTATCAACTTTGGTTACAGTTCACCAATTCCACATTATTCAAGCTCAAGAAG GTATAAGCATTGACTGTGGAACAACGGGTTCCTACGTGGACTCCAACAATGTAACATGGGTCGGAGATAAAGGCTTCGTCACCACCGGCGAGTCCATTAATATCACGGACGTCGTCAAAAAACCGATCAATACCCTCCGGTACTTTCCAACAGGTCAAACAAATTGCTACACCAACATTCCAGCGACAAAAGGCCGGACCACCCTCGTGAGGACGAAATTTTACTACAAAAACTATGACGAGAATTACTCGCCACCATCTTTCGACGTGGTTTACGATGGGAAACACCGTAATTCTATTGCTATGACAGTTGACTCGTTGTTCAGCGACGAGGAAACATTCCATTACTCTGAGGTGATATTTGCTCCGGCGAATGAGAATATCAGCGTTTGCCTCGTCCGTACGTCTCCGTCCGATAACCCTTTTATATCTTCCATTGAAGTTTACCGCTTCGATGCCGGCATGTATGACGATCTTGGTCCTGAAGAAGGTTTCATTCTCTATAAAAGAAATGCGTACGGTGCCACAAAGCTTATAAG ctACCCGTTAGATCCTTACGGTAGGCTATGGTCCCCAAAAGGGTCCCAAGACTATCCCGGACTGATCGATCTTACAACCTCAGCCCCATCCATAGATATCACCGGAGCGTTGAACAAACCGCCAGAGATTGTTATGACGAAGGCAATGTCAGGAGACGGCTTTATAATGTCCGGCCTGAATCTCCCCTCTACCCTTCTACCGGTATACTTAGCTCTTTACTTTTCAGAGCCTCAGAGTCTAGGTCGGACCCAAAAACGATCGTTCACCGTTTTCTTGGACGGCATGCAAGTGGGTTCACATCCCATAGTACCAGTTTTTGGGAAAGCGACTCAAGTCGTTTTAAGAGATATAATGGCCAGTTCGGAGTCCCAGTTAGTTTTTAAGTCAACCGATGACTCGGGTTTGCCGACCATCATCAGTGGTTTGGAGGTCTATTCGATAAGTAACTACAAGGACCATGGAAGCGGAGGCGGGGGCCAAAGCGGCAGTAGTAATAATGGTAAGTTTTTATTGAACCtatgtaaatgttttattaataactttttttcctggtcaattaaacaaattacatCACATCCAAAAATTCACAAGATTTTCCCAAGTTTTAGTAAACAACCAAAAGGTAATAAGTTAAATTTAAAGAAGTACTATTTTGAAGATAGTGAatgtgttttcattttctga
- a CDS encoding receptor protein kinase-like protein, with amino-acid sequence MMSIHSGDMESPHGVLLLAFISTLAIVHLVQAQDQKGISIDCGTTGSYVDSNNVTWVGDKGFVTTGESINITDVTTKPINTLRYFPTGQTNCYTNIPVTKGRKTLVRTKYYYENYDDKFSPPSFDIVYDGKHRDSVDITESLLDDEDTFYFSEVIFAPASENISVCLLRTSPSDNPFISSIEVYSFDDGMYKDLGPEEGLILYQRITYGAKKLISYPLDPFGRLWSPSASGDNTALTDLSTSAPSIDITGASNKPPEIVMSKALSGDGLIISDLPLPSTATLVYLALYFSEPQSLGRTQKRSFNVFLDDMQVGSHPIVPVFGKATQLVLRDVEATSGSQIVLKSTDDSVLPTMINGLELYSISNNQHGGSGGKSGGGDNGGGGGQSGGGNNGGTNLKGGKKKNSLPLILGVTFASVFVILWSAFVVNILRKRQNAKPVSNTAPTTSTERGIGTGTSPLFGQEMASDTNDSYVVQNEQH; translated from the exons atgatgTCTATACACAGTGGGGATATGGAGAGTCCCCATGGGGTTTTGTTACTCGCATTTATATCAACTTTGGCTATTGTTCACCTTGTTCAAGCTCAGGATCAAAAag GTATAAGCATTGACTGTGGAACAACGGGATCCTACGTGGACTCCAACAACGTAACATGGGTCGGAGATAAGGGTTTCGTCACCACCGGCGAATCCATTAATATTACGGACGTCACCACAAAGCCGATCAATACTCTCCGGTATTTTCCAACCGGTCAAACAAACTGCTACACCAATATTCCGGTGACAAAAGGCAGGAAAACCCTCGTGAGGACGAAGTACTACTACGAGAACTACGATGACAAGTTCTCGCCGCCATCTTTCGACATAGTTTATGACGGGAAACACCGTGATTCTGTTGATATTACTGAGTCGTTACTCGACGACGAGGACACATTTTATTTCTCTGAGGTGATTTTTGCTCCGGCGAGTGAGAATATCAGCGTTTGCCTTCTCCGTACGTCTCCGTCCGATAACCCTTTTATATCTTCCATTGAAGTTTACAGCTTCGATGACGGCATGTACAAAGATCTTGGTCCTGAAGAAGGTCTCATTCTCTATCAAAGAATTACGTACGGAGCCAAAAAGCTTATAAG CTATCCGTTAGATCCTTTCGGTAGGCTATGGTCTCCGTCAGCGTCCGGAGACAACACCGCACTGACCGATCTATCGACCTCAGCCCCATCTATAGACATCACCGGGGCGTCTAACAAGCCGCCAGAGATTGTTATGTCCAAGGCATTGTCAGGAGACGGCTTAATCATCTCCGACCTGCCTCTCCCCTCAACTGCTACACTGGTATATTTGGCTCTTTACTTCTCGGAGCCTCAGAGTCTAGGTCGGACCCAGAAACGATCGTTCAACGTTTTCTTGGACGACATGCAAGTGGGTTCACATCCCATCGTACCGGTTTTTGGGAAAGCGACTCAACTCGTTTTGAGAGATGTAGAGGCCACTTCGGGGTCCCAAATAGTCTTAAAGTCTACTGATGACTCGGTATTGCCGACCATGATCAATGGTTTGGAGCTATATTCCATAAGTAACAATCAGCACGGTGGAAGCGGAGGAAAAAGCGGTGGTGGTGATAACGGTGGTGGCGGGGGGCAAAGCGGTGGTGGTAATAATG GTGGGACAAATTTAAAaggaggaaagaaaaagaacagcTTACCACTCATTCTAGGCGTTACATTCGCCTCCGTATTCGTAATTCTCTGGTCAGCGTTTGTGGTTAATATTTTGAGAAAGCGTCAAAATGCGAAGCCAGTGTCCAACACAGCACCAACTACTTCCACAG AGCGTGGGATAGGCACAGGGACGTCACCTCTATTTGGACAAGAAATGGCCAGTGACACGAATGATTCGTACGTTGTTCAAAATGAACAACATTAA
- a CDS encoding receptor protein kinase-like protein (receptor protein kinase-related; FUNCTIONS IN: molecular_function unknown; INVOLVED IN: biological_process unknown; LOCATED IN: plasma membrane; EXPRESSED IN: root; BEST Arabidopsis thaliana protein match is: protein kinase-related (TAIR:AT3G46280.1); Has 3538 Blast hits to 1609 proteins in 216 species: Archae - 2; Bacteria - 529; Metazoa - 1458; Fungi - 254; Plants - 829; Viruses - 17; Other Eukaryotes - 449 (source: NCBI BLink).) yields the protein MESPHGVLLLAFISTLAIVHLVQAQDQKGISIDCGTTGSYVDSNNVTWVGDKGFVTTGESINITDVTTKPINTLRYFPTGQTNCYTNIPVTKGRKTLVRTKYYYENYDDKFSPPSFDIVYDGKHRDSVDITESLLDDEDTFYFSEVIFAPASENISVCLLRTSPSDNPFISSIEVYSFDDGMYKDLGPEEGLILYQRITYGAKKLISYPLDPFGRLWSPSASGDNTALTDLSTSAPSIDITGASNKPPEIVMSKALSGDGLIISDLPLPSTATLVYLALYFSEPQSLGRTQKRSFNVFLDDMQVGSHPIVPVFGKATQLVLRDVEATSGSQIVLKSTDDSVLPTMINGLELYSISNNQHGGSGGKSGGGDNGGGGGQSGGGNNGGTNLKGGKKKNSLPLILGVTFASVFVILWSAFVVNILRKRQNAKPVSNTAPTTSTERGIGTGTSPLFGQEMASDTNDSYVVQNEQH from the exons ATGGAGAGTCCCCATGGGGTTTTGTTACTCGCATTTATATCAACTTTGGCTATTGTTCACCTTGTTCAAGCTCAGGATCAAAAag GTATAAGCATTGACTGTGGAACAACGGGATCCTACGTGGACTCCAACAACGTAACATGGGTCGGAGATAAGGGTTTCGTCACCACCGGCGAATCCATTAATATTACGGACGTCACCACAAAGCCGATCAATACTCTCCGGTATTTTCCAACCGGTCAAACAAACTGCTACACCAATATTCCGGTGACAAAAGGCAGGAAAACCCTCGTGAGGACGAAGTACTACTACGAGAACTACGATGACAAGTTCTCGCCGCCATCTTTCGACATAGTTTATGACGGGAAACACCGTGATTCTGTTGATATTACTGAGTCGTTACTCGACGACGAGGACACATTTTATTTCTCTGAGGTGATTTTTGCTCCGGCGAGTGAGAATATCAGCGTTTGCCTTCTCCGTACGTCTCCGTCCGATAACCCTTTTATATCTTCCATTGAAGTTTACAGCTTCGATGACGGCATGTACAAAGATCTTGGTCCTGAAGAAGGTCTCATTCTCTATCAAAGAATTACGTACGGAGCCAAAAAGCTTATAAG CTATCCGTTAGATCCTTTCGGTAGGCTATGGTCTCCGTCAGCGTCCGGAGACAACACCGCACTGACCGATCTATCGACCTCAGCCCCATCTATAGACATCACCGGGGCGTCTAACAAGCCGCCAGAGATTGTTATGTCCAAGGCATTGTCAGGAGACGGCTTAATCATCTCCGACCTGCCTCTCCCCTCAACTGCTACACTGGTATATTTGGCTCTTTACTTCTCGGAGCCTCAGAGTCTAGGTCGGACCCAGAAACGATCGTTCAACGTTTTCTTGGACGACATGCAAGTGGGTTCACATCCCATCGTACCGGTTTTTGGGAAAGCGACTCAACTCGTTTTGAGAGATGTAGAGGCCACTTCGGGGTCCCAAATAGTCTTAAAGTCTACTGATGACTCGGTATTGCCGACCATGATCAATGGTTTGGAGCTATATTCCATAAGTAACAATCAGCACGGTGGAAGCGGAGGAAAAAGCGGTGGTGGTGATAACGGTGGTGGCGGGGGGCAAAGCGGTGGTGGTAATAATG GTGGGACAAATTTAAAaggaggaaagaaaaagaacagcTTACCACTCATTCTAGGCGTTACATTCGCCTCCGTATTCGTAATTCTCTGGTCAGCGTTTGTGGTTAATATTTTGAGAAAGCGTCAAAATGCGAAGCCAGTGTCCAACACAGCACCAACTACTTCCACAG AGCGTGGGATAGGCACAGGGACGTCACCTCTATTTGGACAAGAAATGGCCAGTGACACGAATGATTCGTACGTTGTTCAAAATGAACAACATTAA